From Mercenaria mercenaria strain notata chromosome 17, MADL_Memer_1, whole genome shotgun sequence, the proteins below share one genomic window:
- the LOC123536592 gene encoding transmembrane protein 41B-like isoform X3 has protein sequence MESSGRKKLTHHDEVKKRVLPGSGSDEQEFTQLKTRDTTQSNPELQDDSGSTKSFILLLLIFLSAVAMLSVVYLNFPKLAEEEKQHIKLPRDIEDAKNLGKILSRYTDKYYFQVLSGYFVTYIFLQSFAIPGSIFLSILSGFLFPFFLALFMVCLCSGIGATFCYLLSYLVGRRLVIKYIPEKVSDWQSHVNHHREHLLNYIIFLRITPFLPNWFINIASPVINVPLWPFFIGTFLGVAPPSFVAIQAGTTLHQLTSSGDAVSYRSMFILAIFALVSLLPVVFKKKLKAKFD, from the exons ATGGAGTCCTCGGGCAGAAAAAAATTGACACATCAcgatgaagtgaaaaaacgagtTTTACCCGGCTCAG GTTCTGATGAGCAAGAGTTCACACAGCTGAAGACAAGGGACACGACTCAGTCCAACCCGGAGTTACAAGATGACAGCGGAAGCACAAAATCCTTCATATTGTTGCTGCTCATTTTCCTATCAGCTGTTGCTATGCTTAGTGTCGTCTACCTCAACTTTCCAAAACTGGCAGA AGAAGAGAAACAACATATAAAGTTGCCTAGAGACATTGAAGATGCCAAGAATCTCGggaaaatattatcaagatacaCAGACAAATATTACTTCCAAGTTCTGTCCGGATACTTCGTCACTTATATATT TTTGCAATCATTTGCAATACCTGGGTCAATATTTCTGAGTATATTGTCAGGGTTTCTCTTCCCATTTTTCCTAGCATTGTTCATGGTGTGTTTA TGTTCAGGTATAGGAGCTACATTCTGTTATCTTCTGTCCTACCTTGTTGGTAGACGTCTTGTGATAAAATACATTCCTGAGAAAGTCTCAGACTGGCAATCTCAT GTGAACCATCATAGAGAACATTTACTGAACTATATAATATTTCTACGAATAACGCCTTTCCTGCCAAATTGGTTCATCAATATAGCTTCACCTGTGATAAATGTGCCTCTGTGGCCGTTCTTTATAGGAACTTTTCTTG gtGTCGCACCACCATCATTTGTAGCAATACAGGCAGGAACAACTCTACACCAGCTCACGTCCTCGGGAGATGCTGTGTCGTATAGATCCATGTTTATTCTAGCAATATTTGCTCTAGTCTCTCTACTACCAGTTGTGTTCAAGAAGAAACTAAAGGCAAAGTTTGATTGA
- the LOC123536592 gene encoding transmembrane protein 41B-like isoform X2 — MESSGRKKLTHHDEVKKRVLPGSGSSDEQEFTQLKTRDTTQSNPELQDDSGSTKSFILLLLIFLSAVAMLSVVYLNFPKLAEEEKQHIKLPRDIEDAKNLGKILSRYTDKYYFQVLSGYFVTYIFLQSFAIPGSIFLSILSGFLFPFFLALFMVCLCSGIGATFCYLLSYLVGRRLVIKYIPEKVSDWQSHVNHHREHLLNYIIFLRITPFLPNWFINIASPVINVPLWPFFIGTFLGVAPPSFVAIQAGTTLHQLTSSGDAVSYRSMFILAIFALVSLLPVVFKKKLKAKFD; from the exons ATGGAGTCCTCGGGCAGAAAAAAATTGACACATCAcgatgaagtgaaaaaacgagtTTTACCCGGCTCAGGTA GTTCTGATGAGCAAGAGTTCACACAGCTGAAGACAAGGGACACGACTCAGTCCAACCCGGAGTTACAAGATGACAGCGGAAGCACAAAATCCTTCATATTGTTGCTGCTCATTTTCCTATCAGCTGTTGCTATGCTTAGTGTCGTCTACCTCAACTTTCCAAAACTGGCAGA AGAAGAGAAACAACATATAAAGTTGCCTAGAGACATTGAAGATGCCAAGAATCTCGggaaaatattatcaagatacaCAGACAAATATTACTTCCAAGTTCTGTCCGGATACTTCGTCACTTATATATT TTTGCAATCATTTGCAATACCTGGGTCAATATTTCTGAGTATATTGTCAGGGTTTCTCTTCCCATTTTTCCTAGCATTGTTCATGGTGTGTTTA TGTTCAGGTATAGGAGCTACATTCTGTTATCTTCTGTCCTACCTTGTTGGTAGACGTCTTGTGATAAAATACATTCCTGAGAAAGTCTCAGACTGGCAATCTCAT GTGAACCATCATAGAGAACATTTACTGAACTATATAATATTTCTACGAATAACGCCTTTCCTGCCAAATTGGTTCATCAATATAGCTTCACCTGTGATAAATGTGCCTCTGTGGCCGTTCTTTATAGGAACTTTTCTTG gtGTCGCACCACCATCATTTGTAGCAATACAGGCAGGAACAACTCTACACCAGCTCACGTCCTCGGGAGATGCTGTGTCGTATAGATCCATGTTTATTCTAGCAATATTTGCTCTAGTCTCTCTACTACCAGTTGTGTTCAAGAAGAAACTAAAGGCAAAGTTTGATTGA
- the LOC123536592 gene encoding transmembrane protein 41B-like isoform X1 → MVQFKVTPRPPLRQTNLLQRNGFMSADKSLSSDEQEFTQLKTRDTTQSNPELQDDSGSTKSFILLLLIFLSAVAMLSVVYLNFPKLAEEEKQHIKLPRDIEDAKNLGKILSRYTDKYYFQVLSGYFVTYIFLQSFAIPGSIFLSILSGFLFPFFLALFMVCLCSGIGATFCYLLSYLVGRRLVIKYIPEKVSDWQSHVNHHREHLLNYIIFLRITPFLPNWFINIASPVINVPLWPFFIGTFLGVAPPSFVAIQAGTTLHQLTSSGDAVSYRSMFILAIFALVSLLPVVFKKKLKAKFD, encoded by the exons ATGGTCCAATTTAAGGTCACACCAAGACCCCCACTTAGGCAGACCAATCTTTTACAAAGAAATGGATTCATGTCGGCAGATAAAAGTCTCA GTTCTGATGAGCAAGAGTTCACACAGCTGAAGACAAGGGACACGACTCAGTCCAACCCGGAGTTACAAGATGACAGCGGAAGCACAAAATCCTTCATATTGTTGCTGCTCATTTTCCTATCAGCTGTTGCTATGCTTAGTGTCGTCTACCTCAACTTTCCAAAACTGGCAGA AGAAGAGAAACAACATATAAAGTTGCCTAGAGACATTGAAGATGCCAAGAATCTCGggaaaatattatcaagatacaCAGACAAATATTACTTCCAAGTTCTGTCCGGATACTTCGTCACTTATATATT TTTGCAATCATTTGCAATACCTGGGTCAATATTTCTGAGTATATTGTCAGGGTTTCTCTTCCCATTTTTCCTAGCATTGTTCATGGTGTGTTTA TGTTCAGGTATAGGAGCTACATTCTGTTATCTTCTGTCCTACCTTGTTGGTAGACGTCTTGTGATAAAATACATTCCTGAGAAAGTCTCAGACTGGCAATCTCAT GTGAACCATCATAGAGAACATTTACTGAACTATATAATATTTCTACGAATAACGCCTTTCCTGCCAAATTGGTTCATCAATATAGCTTCACCTGTGATAAATGTGCCTCTGTGGCCGTTCTTTATAGGAACTTTTCTTG gtGTCGCACCACCATCATTTGTAGCAATACAGGCAGGAACAACTCTACACCAGCTCACGTCCTCGGGAGATGCTGTGTCGTATAGATCCATGTTTATTCTAGCAATATTTGCTCTAGTCTCTCTACTACCAGTTGTGTTCAAGAAGAAACTAAAGGCAAAGTTTGATTGA